A single genomic interval of Spinacia oleracea cultivar Varoflay chromosome 6, BTI_SOV_V1, whole genome shotgun sequence harbors:
- the LOC110788771 gene encoding alcohol dehydrogenase 1 produces the protein MSSTAGLVIPCKAAVAWEVGKPLVIEQVEVAPPQTLEVRVKIKYTTLCRTDLFFWEGKGSSGTHLFPRIFGHEAAGIVESIGEGVTDFEVGDHVLPVFTGECGECRHCKSEESNMCSLLRMNPYRGVMLNDGKSRFSLNGNPVNHFIGTSTFSEYTVVHSGCLVKINPLAPLDKACILSCGVSTGLGATLNAAKPKKGSTVAVFGLGAVGLAAAEGARIAGASRIIGVARNPDRFEEAKKFGVTDFVNPKDHDRPIQEVIRDMTDGGVDRSIECTGNVDVMMSAFECVHDGWGVAVLCGVPSKDAVFMTKPINLLNERTLKGTFFGNYKPKSDLPAVVEMYMNQELDLDKFITHRVPFSEINKAFELMQNGEGLRCIISMED, from the exons ATGTCTAGTACTGCTGGTCTTGTGATTCCCTGCAAAG CTGCGGTAGCATGGGAGGTCGGGAAGCCGCTGGTGATAGAGCAAGTAGAGGTTGCTCCACCACAGACTTTGGAAGTCAGAGTTAAGATCAAGTACACTACTCTTTGCCGTACTGACCTTTTCTTTTGGGAAGGCAAG GGCAGTTCTGGTACACACTTGTTTCCTCGTATTTTCGGCCATGAAGCAGCCGG CATTGTAGAAAGCATAGGCGAGGGAGTGACTGATTTCGAAGTAGGGGATCATGTTCTTCCAGTTTTTACTGGAGAATGCGGGGAATGTCGCCATTGCAAATCCGAAGAGAGCAACATGTGTAGTTTGTTAAGAATGAACCCTTATCGAGGAGTGATGCTAAACGATGGGAAATCACGGTTTTCTCTCAATGGAAATCCTGTCAACCATTTCATTGGAACTTCTACTTTCAGTGAATATACAGTAGTTCATTCTGGTTGTCTTGTCAAGATTAACCCATTGGCACCCTTAGATAAAGCCTGCATCCTCAGCTGTGGTGTCTCAACAG GTTTGGGCGCGACTCTGAATGCAGCAAAACCAAAGAAAGGCTCTACTGTTGCTGTTTTCGGACTTGGAGCTGTTGGACTTGCT GCTGCTGAAGGTGCTAGAATTGCTGGTGCATCAAGAATCATAGGGGTTGCTCGAAATCCTGACAGGTTCGAGGAAG CCAAGAAGTTCGGTGTAACAGACTTTGTTAATCCAAAAGACCATGATAGACCAATTCAAGAG GTTATCAGGGATATGACAGATGGAGGAGTTGACAGGAGTATCGAGTGCACCGGAAATGTGGATGTTATGATGTCTGCATTTGAGTGTGTTCATGAT GGATGGGGAGTGGCTGTGCTTTGTGGAGTTCCCAGCAAGGATGCAGTTTTTATGACTAAGCCCATTAATTTGCTTAATGAGAGAACTCTCAAAGGGACTTTTTTCGGCAACTATAAGCCCAAGTCGGACCTCCCAGCTGTTGTTGAAATGTACATGAATCAG GAGCTGGATCTGGATAAATTCATAACCCACAGAGTGCCCTTCTCAGAAATCAACAAGGCTTTTGAGTTAATGCAGAATGGGGAAGGCTTGCGCTGCATCATTAGCATGGAAGATTAG
- the LOC110788792 gene encoding NAC domain-containing protein 7-like, producing MMQQPDEQTMNLEIPLGFRFKPTEYQLLNYFLNQKICDEELPPYTHIFINDVDLYKHHPFYFFQDVMQFGIGEREIRGYFFTKLKKAGTKSSEENSNYNRRVYDDYGTEYGTWNGESRHPILDIDGNQIGYDKYLKFSEVGDEKSKKYSKNPNNNNEVITVEKPKPKLKFEWKMHEYSFLPDFMPACSKEEYKDFVICRIDMKIKGNENAVKRRSSTKNKALEVFFLYELKLTYDNVKSMITTAPSSLPQVDNPTMPAIMSTEEDYGEEPVCKKQKTGHHGIIV from the coding sequence ATGATGCAGCAACCTGATGAACAAACAATGAACCTCGAAATTCCATTGGGATTCCGATTTAAACCTACGGAATATCAACTTCTTAATTACTTCCTTAATCAGAAGATTTGTGATGAAGAACTCCCACCATATAcacatatttttattaatgaTGTTGATCTTTATAAACATCATCCCTTCTACTTCTTCCAGGACGTAATGCAGTTCGGCATTGGGGAACGCGAAATACGAGGTTACTTCTTCACAAAGTTAAAGAAAGCTGGTACAAAGTCGTCGGAAGAAAACTCAAATTACAATCGTAGAGTTTATGACGACTATGGCACCGAGTATGGAACATGGAACGGGGAGAGTCGTCACCCCATTCTTGATATTGATGGTAACCAAATTGGGTATGATAAATACTTGAAGTTTTCGGAGGTTGGTGAtgaaaaaagtaaaaaatattCTAAAAACCCTAATAATAACAATGAGGTAATAACAGTGGAGAAACCTAAACCCAAACTCAAGTTTGAGTGGAAGATGCATGAGTACTCTTTCCTTCCAGATTTTATGCCAGCATGCAGTAAGGAAGAATACAAGGATTTTGTTATATGTCGTATTGATATGAAAATCAAAGGGAATGAAAACGCCGTTAAACGACGATCATCAACCAAAAACAAGGCGTTGGAAGTGTTTTTCTTATATGAATTAAAACTTACTTATGATAATGTCAAAAGTATGATTACGACCGCGCCGTCGTCGTTACCACAAGTTGATAATCCGACCATGCCGGCTATCATGTCTACAGAGGAGGACTACGGCGAGGAACCGGTATGCAAGAAGCAAAAGACGGGTCATCATGGGATCATCGTATGA
- the LOC130463609 gene encoding uncharacterized protein: MGSRYTFSDMQNLLFIHPFDGPLSISVTKLQGAADYRAWRRSFEIQLSSKRKLGFVNGTVTRSIEDDTNATQWDTCNDLVTCWLHTNVSDSIKNSILFIKNAHEAWKQLEKRFMLSNGSRKYKLSKDLFNLKQNGRKIDEYYTAMSSLWDEIESMNMLPMLTTVAQDVTALMKAIETQKEKSKLFQFLNGLDDFYSPQRSQLLMQSPLPSVESACAVIQQEETQRDVLIQNGSFDSDTSAMYSKGSVSTDRTVTCTACGIKGHTSERCWTVVGYPKWHYKYNKKPGNKGENKNQFSGTRWSGNKGATSSGVKSANTAQGMSEKDDEIVFSS, encoded by the coding sequence ATGGGATCAAGGTATACTTTTTCAGATATGCAGAACCTCTTGTTTATTCATCCATTTGATGGACCTCTCTCCATCAGTGTGACTAAGCTGCAAGGTGCTGCTGACTATAGAGCGTGGAGAAGGTCATTTGAGATACAACTCTCATCCAAAAGAAAGCTTGGATTTGTCAATGGAACTGTGACAAGGAGCATTGAGGATGACACCAATGCAACTCAGTGGGACACTTGCAATGATCTGGTAACTTGCTGGCTTCACACTAATGTTTCTGATTCCATTAAAAATTCTATTCTGTTTATTAAGAATGCTCATGAGGCCTGGAAACAGTTAGAAAAAAGATTTATGCTTTCTAATGGATCTAGAAAATATAAGCTTAGCAAAGACCTGTTTAATCTGAAACAAAATGGTAGGAAAATAGATGAATATTACACTGCTATGAGTAGTCTTTGGGATGAGATAGAATCAATGAACATGCTGCCTATGCTCACAACTGTTGCACAAGATGTGACAGCTCTAATGAAAGCCATTGAGACtcagaaagaaaaatcaaaattgttTCAGTTTCTGAATGGACTTGATGATTTCTATAGTCCACAGAGAAGTCAGCTGCTTATGCAATCACCTTTGCCATCTGTTGAGTCTGCATGTGCAGTGATACAGCAAGAAGAAACTCAAAGAGATGTCCTGATTCAAAATGGTAGCTTTGACAGTGACACCTCTGCTATGTATAGCAAAGGTAGTGTGAGTACAGACAGAACTGTAACCTGCACTGCTTGTGGAATCAAAGGTCACACCAGTGAAAGGTGTTGGACTGTTGTGGGATATCCCAAATGGCATTACAAGTATAACAAGAAGCCTGGAAacaagggtgaaaacaaaaaccAGTTCTCTGGAACAAGGTGGTCAGGTAACAAGGGAGCCACCTCAAGTGGTGTAAAATCAGCCAATACAGCACAAGGGATGAGTGAAAAAGATGATGAGATTGTTTTCTCAAGCTAG
- the LOC110788772 gene encoding uncharacterized protein, whose amino-acid sequence MAGSCSITVCGVLPILPRRRTRFKTTSLSNFHSQILSSNSCLSPTTKYLLPKLQISGIRNRNSHAVPIIFAAQSNIIRAIQKVFKVGKDGVEAGTNLVPDSVPRPVARLSVTVVAAALSLFVLRSFVSTVFFALGFMGFVYFIYLALNKDKGPRVDDKPGSTDEAIENAKKIMDKYK is encoded by the exons ATGGCCGGTTCTTGTTCAATTACAGTTTGTGGCGTTCTACCCATCTTACCTCGTCGTCGAACCCGCTTCAAAACCACTAGTCTTTCAAATTTCCATTCTCAAATTCTTTCCTCCAACTCTTGTTTGAGTCCAACCACTAAATATCTATTGCCAAAACTCCAAATTAGCGGGATAAGAAACCGGAATTCCCATGCTGTACCCATCATCTTCGCTGCTCAATCAAATATCATTCGAG CCATTCAGAAAGTTTTCAAAGTTGGCAAAGACGGAGTTGAGGCAGGAACCAATCTTGTGCCA GATTCTGTTCCGAGACCAGTTGCAAGGCTGTCTGTAACAGTAGTTGCTGCTGCTCTTTCTCTTTTTGTGCTTCGGTCGTTCGTGTCTACAGTTTTCTTCGCACTG GGTTTCATGGGCTTTGTGTATTTCATTTATCTTGCCCTGAACAAGGACAAAGGACCCAGGGTGGATGACAAGCCTGGTTCTACGGATGAAGCTATAGAAAATGCTAAAAAGATCATGGATAAATACAAATAG